In Aerococcus loyolae, a genomic segment contains:
- a CDS encoding DUF368 domain-containing protein, with product MTDSHKNDIENEDKVFSKDWWLRLVKGAFVGIGGILPGLSGGVLAVIFGIYDKLLNFLGNITHKFWQNVRYFIPVGIGFVIGIILFSFFVMKAFGSYEALFTCLFIGFVVGTFPSLFKQAGQEGRSTADYLVMGLTALALFALMVFGGQHFSHLTPSFGVWLFSGALIGLGVIVPGMSPSNFLIYFGLYEKMSAGISHLNMGVIIPLGLGAILCVLALAKVANWLFDHYYAKMYHFILGTVIGSSLAIFPTVVFPAFTPEGLMETGLSFMTTLILAIVMFVAGVIFSYWFSGIEEKYSPDNR from the coding sequence ATGACTGATTCACATAAGAATGATATTGAAAATGAAGACAAAGTCTTTTCAAAGGACTGGTGGTTACGCTTGGTCAAAGGGGCTTTTGTTGGTATTGGTGGGATACTACCGGGCTTATCCGGCGGGGTTTTGGCCGTAATTTTTGGTATTTATGATAAATTACTGAATTTCTTAGGAAATATTACCCATAAATTTTGGCAAAATGTTCGCTATTTTATCCCGGTAGGTATCGGTTTTGTCATCGGGATTATTCTCTTTTCCTTCTTCGTCATGAAGGCCTTTGGTTCTTATGAGGCCCTCTTTACCTGCCTCTTTATCGGTTTTGTGGTAGGAACCTTTCCTTCTCTCTTTAAACAGGCCGGTCAAGAAGGGCGAAGCACAGCCGATTACCTGGTCATGGGTCTGACTGCCTTGGCCTTATTTGCCTTAATGGTCTTTGGAGGCCAACATTTTTCTCACTTAACACCTAGTTTTGGGGTTTGGTTATTTTCTGGGGCCTTGATCGGTTTAGGCGTTATTGTTCCAGGCATGAGTCCAAGTAATTTCTTGATTTACTTTGGCTTATACGAAAAGATGTCAGCGGGAATTTCTCACTTAAACATGGGCGTCATTATTCCTCTAGGCCTCGGTGCTATTCTCTGTGTCCTGGCCTTAGCCAAAGTGGCCAACTGGCTCTTTGACCACTACTATGCCAAGATGTACCACTTTATTTTAGGAACTGTGATCGGTTCTTCTTTAGCCATCTTTCCAACCGTGGTCTTTCCAGCCTTTACCCCAGAAGGCTTAATGGAAACAGGCTTGAGTTTTATGACTACCTTAATTTTGGCCATAGTAATGTTTGTGGCGGGGGTTATCTTCTCTTATTGGTTTAGTGGTATTGAAGAGAAGTATTCACCCGATAATCGTTAA